A genomic region of Runella rosea contains the following coding sequences:
- a CDS encoding winged helix-turn-helix domain-containing protein has product MKVLIVEDEPKLAGFIKKGLEEQAWEVDIAFDGQMGSSLALSNPYDVIVLDVNLPKINGFELAALLRRENIRTPILMLTALGTLNDKLAGFESGADDYLVKPFEFQELIVRLRALQKRNSESGPTTNVLKIADLELDLNERIARREGHRIELTAKEFGLLEYFMRNRGRVVSRVDIAEKVWDIHFDTGTNTIDVYVNFLRKKIDKEFSHKLIHTVVGMGYILKE; this is encoded by the coding sequence ATGAAAGTTTTAATTGTTGAAGACGAGCCCAAACTGGCGGGGTTTATAAAAAAAGGACTTGAAGAGCAAGCATGGGAAGTAGATATAGCTTTTGACGGACAAATGGGCAGCAGTTTAGCCCTTTCAAATCCTTACGACGTCATTGTATTGGACGTTAATCTTCCTAAAATAAACGGTTTTGAGTTGGCCGCGCTGTTACGCAGGGAAAATATTCGTACTCCGATTCTGATGCTGACCGCCCTCGGAACACTTAATGATAAACTGGCGGGTTTTGAATCAGGCGCTGATGATTATCTGGTCAAACCGTTTGAATTTCAAGAGCTTATTGTTCGGCTCCGAGCGTTACAAAAACGAAATTCAGAAAGCGGTCCCACAACCAATGTTTTAAAAATCGCCGATTTAGAATTAGACCTGAATGAGCGAATCGCAAGGCGAGAAGGGCACCGTATTGAACTGACAGCCAAAGAGTTTGGCCTATTAGAATATTTTATGCGCAACCGTGGCCGGGTGGTTTCACGGGTAGATATTGCCGAAAAAGTCTGGGATATCCATTTCGACACCGGCACCAATACCATCGATGTTTACGTTAATTTTTTGCGTAAAAAGATCGACAAAGAGTTTTCGCATAAGCTGATTCATACCGTCGTTGGCATGGGATATATTCTCAAAGAATAA
- a CDS encoding PQQ-dependent sugar dehydrogenase, whose amino-acid sequence MYFSTSLRKLGAVGLIALGTATVTYSQSSPPEENRFTKSILTEKLDEPMEMTFLPDKRVLFVERKGNLKAYNPKTKEVSVLATIPVNTKYTNRQGQVREAEEGLMGLIADPNFVKNNWIYMYYADPTDKKHVLARWELKGDELVESSKKIMLEVTTQREECCHTGGGMVFDKVGNLYLTTGNNTSNSNSDGYAPIDERPEQSTWDDQRGAANTNDLRGKILRIKPQPDGTYTIPDGNLFPKGTPKTRAEIYTMGHRNPWRPTIDSKTGFLYWGEVGPDASQDSPRGPRGYDEFNQAKGPGFFGWPYFIGDNKVYSDWDFEANKLKADSKFDPAKPINDSPNNTGLRELPPAQKAFVWYPYANSTEFPLVGSSGRSATGGPVFRKSDFKNAPRTFPDYYEGKWLMVEFMRGWIMAVTMDDNGDYKSMERFMPSENFSSAIDIDFSPDGDLYVLEYGSAWFRGNDNARLVKIEYNAGNRTPIVEATADKKAGSVPFKVAFSSEGTQDFDRDVLKYEWKITSKAGVFKTLTQPNPVVTFDKPGTYKATLTVTDPKGAKNSRTLEIKAGNEAPEVALEVTKGNKSFFFPNESIEYKVKVNDKEDGSLENGKIIPTQVAVNIDYMPDSFDPIEIASNYRGTDASARFSTGYKLMSASDCKSCHIVDKKSVGPSYKDIAQKYKGDAAAPEKLANKIIAGGGGVWGDHAMSAHPQISKNDAATMVKYIMNLGEKPLQTKSLPTTGTYTTKVPEGENGRGSYVLRAAYTDRGTKLLSPLMSENILHLRNPSLDPAKAEKSKGTQLLITPSKSFNLIGNDSYIGYTQLDLTDIKQIEVLAQATTRVGASGGVVEVRLGSPTGKLIGKTSTVEVKDPSFGPPPAAPAAGTPAANAQRTQGQAATDPAARARRGAQQAIAKIEATEGVHDVYFVFKNPNAQPNQIVMSVVSIQFQNTITNL is encoded by the coding sequence ATGTATTTCTCTACCTCTCTTCGTAAGTTGGGAGCCGTTGGCCTGATTGCATTGGGCACGGCAACCGTTACTTACAGCCAATCGTCACCCCCTGAAGAAAACCGCTTTACCAAAAGCATTTTGACGGAGAAATTGGACGAACCCATGGAAATGACCTTTTTGCCCGATAAGCGGGTGTTGTTCGTGGAGCGAAAAGGAAATTTAAAAGCGTACAATCCCAAAACTAAGGAAGTGAGCGTACTGGCTACGATTCCGGTAAATACAAAATATACCAATCGGCAGGGACAAGTGCGCGAAGCAGAAGAGGGTTTGATGGGCTTGATTGCCGATCCAAATTTTGTCAAAAACAACTGGATTTATATGTATTATGCCGACCCAACGGACAAAAAGCACGTGTTGGCACGTTGGGAATTGAAAGGTGATGAATTGGTGGAGTCTTCCAAAAAAATTATGTTGGAGGTCACTACCCAACGCGAAGAATGTTGCCATACGGGCGGTGGAATGGTATTTGATAAAGTCGGCAACTTATACCTGACCACTGGAAATAATACCAGCAACAGTAACTCCGACGGCTACGCCCCCATTGATGAGCGCCCCGAGCAAAGCACTTGGGACGATCAGCGCGGCGCGGCCAATACCAACGATTTGCGTGGCAAAATCTTGCGTATCAAGCCCCAACCCGACGGCACTTACACGATTCCAGACGGAAATTTATTCCCTAAAGGCACCCCCAAAACCCGCGCCGAAATTTATACCATGGGTCACCGCAACCCGTGGCGCCCAACCATCGATAGCAAAACAGGCTTTTTGTATTGGGGTGAAGTAGGCCCAGACGCCTCGCAGGATTCGCCACGTGGCCCGCGTGGATATGATGAATTCAATCAAGCCAAAGGCCCCGGCTTTTTTGGCTGGCCTTATTTTATTGGTGATAATAAAGTATATTCAGATTGGGATTTTGAGGCCAATAAACTCAAAGCAGACTCAAAGTTTGACCCTGCCAAGCCCATCAACGATTCCCCCAACAATACGGGTTTGCGGGAATTACCACCTGCTCAAAAAGCATTTGTATGGTATCCATACGCCAATTCCACAGAATTTCCGTTGGTAGGAAGTTCGGGGCGGAGTGCTACGGGTGGACCCGTTTTTAGAAAATCCGATTTCAAAAATGCCCCTCGCACTTTCCCAGATTATTACGAAGGCAAGTGGCTAATGGTGGAGTTTATGCGCGGCTGGATTATGGCCGTGACAATGGACGACAACGGCGATTATAAATCTATGGAGCGGTTTATGCCCAGCGAAAATTTCAGCAGTGCTATCGACATAGATTTTAGCCCCGACGGAGATTTGTACGTACTCGAATACGGAAGTGCGTGGTTTAGAGGGAATGATAATGCGCGTTTGGTAAAAATCGAGTACAACGCTGGCAATCGCACCCCGATAGTAGAAGCAACCGCCGACAAAAAGGCGGGTTCGGTGCCTTTCAAAGTGGCGTTTTCGTCGGAAGGAACGCAGGATTTTGACCGTGATGTGTTGAAATATGAGTGGAAAATTACCTCTAAAGCGGGGGTTTTTAAGACACTTACGCAACCAAATCCAGTGGTAACATTTGATAAACCAGGCACCTACAAAGCTACTTTGACGGTAACTGACCCTAAAGGAGCTAAAAATAGCCGTACCCTTGAAATCAAGGCCGGCAACGAAGCTCCCGAAGTGGCATTGGAAGTAACGAAAGGCAATAAATCTTTCTTTTTTCCTAACGAAAGCATTGAGTATAAAGTAAAAGTGAACGATAAAGAAGACGGCAGTTTGGAAAATGGAAAAATCATTCCAACTCAGGTAGCGGTTAATATCGACTATATGCCCGATTCTTTTGACCCTATCGAAATAGCTTCCAACTACCGTGGCACCGATGCTTCGGCGCGCTTCTCGACGGGCTACAAACTCATGAGTGCGAGCGATTGTAAGTCATGCCACATTGTTGATAAAAAATCTGTAGGGCCGAGCTATAAAGACATTGCGCAGAAATACAAAGGCGATGCCGCCGCTCCCGAAAAGTTAGCGAATAAAATCATTGCTGGCGGTGGCGGAGTATGGGGAGACCACGCCATGAGCGCCCACCCACAAATCTCTAAAAATGATGCCGCAACGATGGTCAAATACATCATGAACTTGGGAGAAAAACCATTGCAGACCAAGTCGTTGCCAACTACAGGTACCTATACTACCAAAGTACCCGAAGGCGAAAACGGGCGTGGAAGCTACGTGTTACGCGCTGCCTACACCGACCGGGGAACAAAATTGCTGTCGCCGTTGATGTCGGAGAATATTTTGCATTTACGCAATCCTTCGCTCGACCCCGCCAAAGCCGAGAAGAGCAAAGGAACGCAGTTGTTGATAACACCTTCAAAATCATTTAATTTGATAGGTAATGACTCCTACATTGGATACACCCAATTGGACTTGACGGACATTAAACAAATCGAAGTGTTGGCCCAAGCCACCACGCGTGTGGGTGCTTCTGGCGGTGTGGTAGAAGTTCGTTTGGGTTCCCCAACGGGTAAATTAATCGGAAAAACCTCGACCGTAGAAGTGAAAGACCCCTCCTTTGGCCCACCACCAGCAGCGCCTGCCGCAGGAACGCCTGCCGCAAATGCACAACGTACGCAAGGGCAGGCCGCCACTGACCCAGCGGCAAGGGCTCGGCGCGGCGCTCAGCAGGCCATCGCCAAAATTGAAGCTACGGAGGGAGTACACGATGTATATTTTGTGTTCAAAAATCCCAATGCACAGCCGAATCAAATCGTCATGTCGGTGGTTTCGATTCAGTTTCAGAATACAATTACTAACCTATAA
- a CDS encoding sugar phosphate isomerase/epimerase family protein: MQNRRTFLKNTSALALGSLAVPALAKNLFAPEALPRPGLQLFTLFRAMSDDAKGSLEKVAGIGYKEIESAFSMKDGYYGYSPKEFKKVVEDLGMTWRAHHVGGAPFRPRPAQASAPAGGGAAAAGAPPRQMPANMPKRLNLLENYQQLVDEAAEGGLSYLVCASTPVGTLDEIKKSIEVFVKTGEACKKAGIGFAYHNHATEFDKVEGQTPYDLILSQTSPDLVTMEMDMAWVVKAGLDPVELFKQQPGRFPLWHIKDIDKELKKPVEVGTGVVDFKKIFVGAQKAGLKYYFVEQDMAASPFESIATSFANLQKITA; encoded by the coding sequence ATGCAGAATCGTAGAACTTTCCTTAAAAATACCAGTGCCTTGGCATTGGGAAGCTTGGCCGTACCCGCGTTGGCGAAAAATCTTTTTGCCCCAGAGGCATTACCGCGCCCTGGTTTGCAGCTGTTTACGTTGTTCAGGGCCATGTCGGACGACGCCAAAGGCTCGTTGGAAAAAGTAGCGGGTATTGGTTATAAAGAAATCGAATCTGCCTTCAGCATGAAAGACGGGTATTATGGTTATTCGCCCAAAGAATTTAAAAAAGTAGTGGAAGATTTGGGGATGACTTGGCGCGCCCATCATGTAGGAGGTGCTCCTTTTCGTCCGCGACCGGCTCAGGCAAGTGCTCCCGCAGGAGGTGGCGCAGCTGCGGCAGGTGCGCCACCGCGTCAAATGCCCGCCAATATGCCCAAACGACTGAATTTATTGGAAAATTACCAGCAATTGGTGGATGAAGCCGCCGAAGGTGGCCTGAGTTATTTGGTGTGTGCTTCTACGCCAGTGGGTACGTTGGATGAAATCAAAAAATCCATTGAAGTATTTGTTAAAACGGGTGAAGCCTGCAAAAAAGCGGGTATCGGTTTTGCGTATCACAATCATGCTACTGAGTTTGACAAAGTAGAAGGGCAAACGCCTTATGATTTGATTTTGTCGCAAACTAGCCCTGACCTTGTAACGATGGAAATGGACATGGCTTGGGTGGTAAAAGCGGGGCTTGATCCTGTAGAATTGTTCAAACAGCAGCCTGGTCGTTTTCCCCTTTGGCACATTAAAGATATTGATAAAGAACTTAAAAAGCCCGTAGAAGTCGGAACGGGGGTCGTGGACTTCAAAAAGATTTTTGTAGGGGCCCAAAAAGCAGGTCTGAAATACTACTTTGTGGAGCAAGACATGGCTGCAAGCCCCTTTGAAAGTATCGCGACGAGTTTTGCAAATTTGCAAAAAATAACTGCGTAA
- a CDS encoding NUDIX hydrolase, with the protein MTPSQNIKKFLETGPEYLPSISVDCVIFGFHERQLKVLLLEFKHTKAFALPGGFVFKGESTDEAATRILWERTGVKDIYLEQFYTFGEQNRGNWDVHKATMSSHGFELETEHWLLQRFISIGYYALVDFSKVKPTPDIFSDLGDWHDIHQIPTLILDHNRIVEKALSTLRLMLDHKLVGFNLLSETFTMNELQSLYETILDKKLLRANFQRKMLSMEILERVEKKFSGKAHKPPYVYRIKKTA; encoded by the coding sequence ATGACCCCCAGCCAAAACATCAAAAAATTTTTGGAAACCGGCCCAGAATACCTTCCGAGCATATCGGTTGATTGTGTGATTTTTGGGTTTCACGAACGTCAATTAAAAGTCTTACTTTTGGAATTTAAACATACAAAAGCCTTTGCTTTGCCTGGCGGATTTGTATTTAAGGGAGAAAGTACTGATGAAGCTGCTACCCGGATTTTGTGGGAACGAACGGGTGTAAAAGACATTTATCTTGAACAGTTTTATACATTCGGGGAACAAAATCGCGGCAACTGGGATGTACACAAAGCCACCATGTCTTCTCACGGATTTGAATTAGAAACAGAACATTGGCTCTTGCAACGCTTTATTTCTATCGGCTATTACGCTTTGGTAGACTTTTCAAAAGTCAAACCAACACCCGATATTTTTTCAGATTTGGGAGACTGGCACGATATCCATCAGATTCCAACCCTGATTCTTGACCACAACCGAATCGTAGAAAAGGCCCTTAGCACTCTTCGTCTGATGTTAGATCATAAACTGGTTGGGTTCAATCTACTGTCCGAAACATTCACGATGAATGAACTTCAAAGTTTGTACGAAACAATTTTAGATAAAAAGCTCCTTCGTGCCAATTTTCAGCGAAAAATGCTCAGTATGGAGATATTGGAGCGGGTGGAGAAGAAATTTTCAGGAAAGGCCCACAAGCCCCCGTACGTATATCGAATCAAAAAAACGGCCTAA
- a CDS encoding SusC/RagA family TonB-linked outer membrane protein produces the protein MKPKFYYPLMCAVAWMFILFLAPGSAHAQDRKVTGKVVANDGPVPGATILLKGSNVGTSADANGAFTINVSGANPVLVISAIGYKPQEVTVGNQSVVNVKIEDDVNALTEVIVTGYSIDSRRETTGAVSTVKAKDLTVRPSGNVEQQLQGRVAGLTVITNGQPGTASQVRVRGFGAFGGNEPLYVVDGVPVGSTDFLAPDDIETTTVLKDAAAASIYGARAANGVIVYTTKKGSKGAKKLNISYDGMYGVTLAGEGQKMMNPTDFATWTWNAKRNSNEAFGHPQFGSGSTPVIPDYLTVGGRSGVVGTVDLAAEKAKYNVDPTAGSIYQVVKANKEGTDWYKAITRNAALQRHALGFSGGGENSRFYIGFGAQNQQGILKGNDFTRYTFRANSEFNVLKNVRIGQNLQFTYRSILGQSGGAGGNGVAADENDILSAFRMPSIIPIYDEFGGYAGTAAKGFNNPRNPVASRDGQANNRSFNANGFGNIYAEWDPIPGLTLRSSLGGQYNNFYNWGYSRLQYENSENNSAFGYNEGGGWSFGWVLTNTATYKKQFGKHNVEVLAGQEALNTGKGRNMNGSGLNPFSTDINYVNLSNVSASGRVVNSSLFSGVNFYSVFGRVNYIFNDKYIVTGVVRRDGSSRFGANNRFGAFPAFSAAWRISSEPFMKQLTWVSDLKIRGGYGTMGNSNNVDPNNQFSLYGASIGNSAYDINGSNSSTAEGYYRTRIGNPDAKWETSITKNIGIDGTFLNGKLDVVIDFWQKDTKDLLYQLPITATAGPFASPPSVNIAKMANKGIDILVTNRGRITKDLSYDVTFTGGTLSNEIVAVAPNVNYLTNVNPGFRGINPIRNQVGYSISSFYGYKVIGLFQNAEEVKNAPTQDGAGPGRFRYADINGDGKINADDRTYLGSPVPKFTAGLSLGFKYKGWELEAYLNGFFGNKIFNVSKWFTDFYPSFAGAAISERVKDSWTPSNTGATTPIFETASNFSTNTQSNSFYVENGSYVRFQNITLGYNLPASALSKARIQRLRVFASTNNIFTLTKYSGLDPGVGGNADTNFGIDVGNYPLTKGWTVGLNLGF, from the coding sequence ATGAAACCAAAGTTCTATTATCCGCTGATGTGTGCGGTGGCATGGATGTTTATTCTATTCCTTGCTCCTGGTTCGGCACATGCACAAGACCGGAAAGTGACGGGAAAGGTCGTTGCTAACGATGGACCTGTTCCCGGAGCAACCATTTTATTGAAAGGCAGCAATGTAGGTACCTCTGCTGATGCCAATGGAGCATTCACTATTAACGTGAGTGGGGCAAATCCTGTGTTGGTGATTTCAGCCATCGGTTACAAGCCACAAGAAGTAACGGTAGGCAATCAGAGCGTTGTAAATGTAAAAATTGAAGACGATGTGAATGCCTTAACGGAAGTAATCGTAACGGGTTACTCCATCGACAGCCGCCGTGAGACAACGGGGGCGGTTTCGACGGTAAAAGCAAAAGACCTCACCGTTCGCCCATCGGGCAACGTTGAGCAGCAGTTGCAGGGTCGTGTGGCTGGTTTGACGGTTATTACTAACGGACAGCCTGGAACTGCCAGCCAAGTACGCGTACGCGGATTTGGTGCTTTCGGTGGTAACGAGCCTTTGTACGTTGTAGACGGAGTACCTGTAGGTTCAACTGACTTTTTGGCTCCAGATGACATCGAGACAACTACGGTGTTGAAAGATGCTGCCGCAGCCTCTATCTATGGTGCGCGCGCTGCCAACGGGGTAATTGTATATACGACCAAAAAGGGTTCAAAAGGAGCAAAGAAGCTGAACATCAGCTACGATGGCATGTACGGGGTAACGCTTGCTGGGGAAGGTCAGAAGATGATGAACCCGACTGATTTTGCCACTTGGACTTGGAACGCCAAAAGAAACTCAAACGAAGCATTCGGGCACCCTCAGTTTGGTTCAGGTTCTACTCCTGTCATTCCTGATTACCTTACAGTAGGTGGTCGTTCAGGGGTTGTAGGTACGGTTGATTTGGCTGCTGAAAAAGCCAAATACAATGTTGATCCTACGGCAGGCTCAATCTATCAGGTAGTAAAAGCCAACAAAGAGGGTACTGACTGGTATAAAGCTATCACGCGTAATGCTGCCCTGCAACGTCACGCACTTGGATTCTCTGGCGGTGGCGAAAATAGCCGTTTTTACATCGGATTCGGTGCTCAGAATCAACAAGGTATCTTAAAAGGAAATGATTTTACACGTTATACCTTCCGGGCCAACAGCGAGTTTAACGTGTTGAAAAACGTACGTATCGGTCAAAACCTTCAATTCACCTACCGTTCGATTTTAGGACAATCGGGTGGTGCTGGTGGAAACGGGGTTGCAGCTGACGAAAATGACATCTTAAGTGCTTTCCGTATGCCATCCATCATTCCAATTTATGACGAGTTTGGTGGTTATGCAGGTACGGCCGCAAAAGGATTCAATAACCCCCGTAACCCAGTTGCTAGCCGCGACGGACAGGCTAACAACCGTAGTTTTAACGCAAATGGTTTCGGAAACATCTATGCCGAGTGGGATCCAATCCCAGGTTTGACTTTGCGTAGCAGCCTTGGTGGACAGTACAATAACTTCTACAACTGGGGTTATAGCCGTTTGCAATACGAAAACTCTGAAAACAACTCGGCGTTTGGTTATAACGAAGGCGGTGGCTGGAGCTTTGGCTGGGTATTGACCAACACTGCCACTTACAAAAAGCAATTTGGCAAGCATAACGTAGAGGTATTGGCAGGCCAGGAAGCCTTGAATACGGGTAAAGGTCGTAACATGAACGGTAGTGGTTTGAATCCATTCTCTACTGACATCAACTACGTAAACTTATCCAACGTAAGTGCCAGCGGAAGAGTAGTAAATAGTAGCCTTTTTTCAGGTGTTAACTTCTATTCAGTATTCGGTCGTGTTAACTACATCTTCAACGATAAATATATCGTAACAGGGGTGGTTCGTCGCGACGGTTCTTCACGTTTCGGAGCTAACAACCGTTTCGGGGCATTCCCTGCGTTCTCGGCCGCATGGCGTATTTCATCGGAGCCTTTCATGAAGCAATTGACATGGGTTTCAGATTTGAAAATTCGCGGTGGTTATGGTACAATGGGTAACTCAAACAACGTAGATCCCAACAACCAGTTTAGCTTATACGGTGCCAGCATCGGAAACTCTGCTTACGACATCAACGGCTCTAATTCAAGCACCGCCGAAGGTTACTACCGTACGCGTATCGGTAACCCCGATGCTAAATGGGAAACTTCAATCACCAAAAACATCGGTATCGACGGAACGTTCTTGAATGGTAAATTGGACGTAGTGATTGACTTCTGGCAAAAAGATACCAAAGATTTATTGTACCAATTGCCAATCACGGCAACTGCTGGACCATTTGCCTCACCTCCATCGGTGAACATCGCAAAAATGGCCAACAAAGGTATTGACATCTTGGTAACCAATCGTGGTCGTATCACTAAAGACCTGTCTTATGACGTAACTTTCACTGGTGGTACATTGAGCAACGAAATTGTAGCGGTAGCGCCTAACGTAAATTACCTCACCAACGTAAACCCTGGCTTCCGTGGTATCAACCCTATCCGTAACCAAGTAGGTTATTCAATCTCTTCTTTCTACGGTTATAAAGTGATTGGCTTGTTCCAAAACGCCGAAGAAGTGAAAAATGCTCCTACGCAGGATGGTGCTGGCCCAGGCCGTTTCCGTTATGCTGACATCAACGGCGATGGAAAAATCAATGCCGACGACCGTACCTATTTGGGTAGCCCAGTTCCTAAATTTACCGCAGGTTTGAGCCTTGGCTTCAAATACAAAGGATGGGAATTGGAAGCATATTTGAACGGTTTCTTTGGCAACAAAATCTTCAACGTATCTAAATGGTTCACTGATTTCTACCCTTCATTTGCAGGGGCCGCCATCAGCGAGCGCGTGAAAGATTCATGGACGCCAAGCAATACAGGTGCTACTACTCCAATCTTCGAAACAGCATCAAACTTCAGTACCAACACCCAGTCTAACTCGTTCTACGTAGAAAACGGTAGCTATGTGCGTTTCCAAAACATCACGTTAGGATACAACCTCCCTGCCAGTGCGTTGAGTAAGGCCCGCATCCAGCGCTTGCGCGTATTTGCTTCTACCAACAACATCTTTACCCTTACTAAATACTCGGGCTTGGATCCGGGTGTAGGTGGTAACGCTGATACTAACTTCGGTATCGACGTAGGTAACTACCCACTCACAAAGGGTTGGACTGTTGGTTTGAACCTTGGATTCTAA
- a CDS encoding RagB/SusD family nutrient uptake outer membrane protein, translated as MKNYAIKGSITVVLLVALSVACKDSFLEVAPTGSVGKEQLSTKKGLEGALISVYSNLNGRANRMASATNWVWGSIRGGDANKGTDPGDFSDINPIQRFENLSTQGVINDKYTGTYEGVARANAVLQLLATATPEVTADDKKRISAEARFLRGHYYFELKKTFGNTPYVDETLDYGTGIEKVKNDVDLWPKIEADLKYAYDNLPETQAAVGRANKWAAASYLAKVYLYQKKYADAKTLFDLVIANGKTSNGKKYGLVPKYADIYRASNDNNEESIFAIQNAANTGSVNNAFPEFDLNYPYNTGPNGPGNCCGFFQPSFELGNSFRTSAAGLPLLDGSYNVGANQVKTDMGVGASETFTPDAGNLDPRIDHSIGRRGIPYLDWQDHPGAAWIRNQPNGGPYSPKKYTYYKSDVGSLQDNSTWTPGYTALNFTIIRFADVLLMAAECEVEVGSLEKARDYVNQVRKRAANPAGFVTKAGAPAAKYVISTYDAAWTDKAVARDAVRFERKLELSGEGFRFFDLVRWGIAEKEVNAYLAYDSKFLPGTLGGAKFTPNKHELLPLPQGQIDLLGKDILKQNPGY; from the coding sequence ATGAAAAATTACGCAATAAAAGGATCGATTACCGTCGTATTGCTGGTAGCGCTTTCGGTTGCTTGTAAAGATAGCTTTCTGGAAGTGGCACCAACCGGCTCAGTGGGGAAAGAACAACTCTCTACTAAAAAAGGATTGGAAGGAGCGTTGATTTCGGTGTACAGTAACCTGAACGGTCGCGCCAACCGAATGGCCAGCGCTACCAACTGGGTATGGGGAAGTATTCGCGGTGGCGATGCCAACAAAGGAACTGACCCCGGTGACTTCAGTGACATCAACCCAATCCAACGCTTTGAAAACCTGTCGACGCAGGGTGTAATCAACGACAAATATACAGGTACCTACGAAGGCGTAGCCAGGGCCAACGCCGTATTGCAATTGTTGGCTACTGCCACTCCGGAAGTGACTGCTGATGACAAAAAACGAATTTCAGCTGAGGCTCGTTTTCTGCGTGGTCATTACTATTTCGAGTTAAAAAAGACGTTTGGCAATACTCCTTACGTGGATGAAACACTTGACTACGGAACAGGTATTGAGAAAGTTAAAAACGATGTAGATTTGTGGCCAAAAATTGAGGCTGACCTTAAGTACGCCTACGATAACCTACCCGAAACGCAAGCTGCTGTGGGTCGTGCCAACAAATGGGCTGCCGCATCTTACTTAGCTAAAGTGTATCTGTATCAGAAAAAATACGCCGATGCTAAAACTTTGTTTGACTTGGTGATTGCCAATGGTAAAACATCAAACGGCAAAAAATACGGCTTGGTACCTAAGTATGCTGATATTTACAGAGCTTCTAATGATAACAACGAAGAGTCGATCTTTGCGATTCAGAATGCTGCTAACACAGGTTCGGTAAACAACGCTTTCCCTGAGTTTGACTTGAACTATCCGTATAACACAGGCCCTAACGGCCCAGGTAACTGTTGCGGATTCTTCCAGCCTAGCTTTGAGTTGGGTAACTCATTCCGTACCAGCGCTGCAGGTTTGCCTTTGTTGGATGGTTCGTATAACGTAGGCGCTAATCAGGTAAAAACTGATATGGGTGTTGGCGCTAGCGAAACGTTTACCCCAGATGCAGGCAACCTTGACCCCCGTATCGACCACTCTATCGGTCGTCGTGGTATTCCTTATTTGGATTGGCAAGACCACCCAGGCGCTGCCTGGATTCGTAACCAACCTAACGGCGGTCCTTATTCTCCTAAAAAATATACTTACTACAAGTCTGACGTAGGTTCTTTGCAGGATAACAGTACTTGGACGCCCGGCTACACTGCCCTTAACTTTACCATTATTCGTTTTGCCGATGTATTGTTGATGGCTGCTGAGTGCGAAGTGGAAGTAGGAAGCCTTGAAAAAGCGCGTGACTACGTAAACCAAGTGCGTAAACGCGCGGCCAACCCTGCTGGTTTTGTAACAAAAGCGGGAGCACCTGCTGCTAAATACGTTATTTCTACGTATGATGCTGCTTGGACCGACAAAGCTGTGGCTCGCGATGCCGTACGCTTTGAGCGTAAATTGGAGCTTTCGGGCGAAGGTTTCCGTTTCTTCGACCTAGTACGTTGGGGTATTGCTGAGAAAGAAGTTAATGCTTATTTGGCGTACGACAGCAAATTTCTGCCAGGTACATTGGGCGGTGCGAAATTTACGCCTAACAAGCATGAATTATTGCCACTGCCACAAGGTCAGATTGACTTGTTAGGCAAGGATATATTGAAGCAAAATCCCGGTTACTAA